One Maribacter cobaltidurans genomic window carries:
- a CDS encoding peptidylprolyl isomerase yields MINKMYLLAALALIMASCKTSQRADLGDGLFADIKTSKGDIIVKLEHEKTPVTVANFVSLAEGNSPFVSENYKGKKYYDGLTFHRVMKDFMIQGGDPLGMGTGNPGYKFMDEFNDSLVHDKKGILSMANSGPATNGSQFFITHAPTPWLDNRHSVFGEVVEGMDVVDSIANVKVTVGSNKPVEPVTMNTIEIIRNGKEAKKFDAVKVMTEYFDGEEERLAAIEKEKEKKLEELKKVKEEFIAETSKQKEEAKSFSSGLKLFPLQSGEGEKPKLGQKVLVMYSGYLPDGTLFESNYEEVARKYDMFDEQRLQGGGYFPAPMDYSPDSGLIAGFKEGMLTMKVGDKVRLFIPSHLAWGPQGAGPIPPNSDVIFDIEITGIQE; encoded by the coding sequence TCTATTGGCAGCTCTGGCCCTAATCATGGCAAGTTGTAAAACCAGTCAAAGAGCAGATCTGGGCGATGGCCTATTTGCTGATATCAAAACCTCCAAGGGCGATATTATCGTAAAACTGGAACATGAAAAAACTCCTGTGACCGTTGCCAATTTTGTTTCCTTGGCAGAGGGTAACAGTCCCTTTGTGAGTGAGAACTATAAAGGAAAGAAATATTATGATGGGCTGACCTTTCACAGGGTCATGAAGGATTTTATGATACAGGGGGGAGACCCTTTAGGAATGGGAACGGGAAATCCAGGCTATAAATTCATGGATGAATTCAACGACTCTCTGGTTCATGATAAAAAAGGTATACTTTCCATGGCAAATTCGGGTCCCGCCACCAATGGCAGTCAGTTTTTTATAACTCACGCACCAACACCTTGGTTGGATAACCGTCATAGTGTTTTTGGGGAGGTTGTGGAAGGTATGGATGTTGTGGATTCCATAGCCAATGTTAAGGTAACCGTGGGTAGCAACAAACCCGTTGAACCCGTTACCATGAACACTATTGAAATCATTAGAAATGGTAAGGAAGCTAAGAAATTTGATGCCGTTAAGGTGATGACGGAATATTTTGATGGTGAAGAAGAACGTCTTGCGGCAATTGAAAAGGAAAAAGAAAAAAAACTGGAGGAATTAAAAAAAGTCAAGGAGGAATTTATAGCCGAAACATCAAAACAAAAGGAAGAGGCAAAATCCTTTTCATCAGGGCTTAAATTATTTCCATTACAAAGCGGGGAGGGAGAAAAACCAAAATTAGGACAAAAAGTTTTGGTTATGTATTCGGGATATCTACCTGATGGTACTTTATTTGAAAGTAATTATGAGGAAGTAGCTAGAAAATATGATATGTTCGATGAACAAAGACTTCAGGGAGGAGGATACTTCCCAGCACCCATGGATTACAGCCCTGATTCAGGCTTAATCGCTGGCTTTAAAGAAGGTATGCTAACAATGAAGGTGGGCGATAAAGTTAGATTATTTATTCCTTCTCATTTGGCTTGGGGACCACAAGGTGCTGGCCCTATACCCCCTAACTCTGACGTCATTTTCGATATAGAAATAACGGGGATTCAAGAATAG